In Taeniopygia guttata chromosome Z, bTaeGut7.mat, whole genome shotgun sequence, one genomic interval encodes:
- the S1PR3 gene encoding sphingosine 1-phosphate receptor 3, whose amino-acid sequence MMAVVTMPPDALVSPQGNEEMDSLIVLHYNYTGKLILREKATDKIDLPTISFLILCSFIVLENLMVLIAIWKNNKFHNRMYFFIGNLALCDLLAGIVYKVNILMSGKKTLSLSSTIWFIREGSMFVALGASTFSLLAIAIERHLTMIKMRPYDANKKYRVFLLIGTCWLISISLGALPILGWNCINNLPDCSTILPLYSKNYVVFCISIFIAILVAIVILYARIYILVKSSSRNVTNHNNSERSMALLRTVVIVVSVFIACWSPLFILFLIDVACRVKECSILYKAHWFIALAVINSAMNPIIYTLASKEMRRAFFRLVCGCLVKSKVARSLPIQPTPDHSRSKSSSSNTQKPKEDFTPINVPSCIAEKNESSFHNGNFCK is encoded by the coding sequence ATGATGGCAGTAGTTACCATGCCACCTGATGCTCTTGTCAGCCCTCaaggaaatgaagaaatggACTCTCTTATTGTACTGCATTATAATTACACAGGAAAGcttattttaagggaaaaagCAACTGATAAAATAGACCTGCCCACTATTTCATTTCTGATCCTATGTAGTTTCATAGTCCTGGAAAACTTGATGGTGTTGATTGCCATATGGAAAAACAATAAATTTCACAACCGCATGTACTTTTTTATTGGCAATCTAGCTCTCTGTGATCTTTTAGCTGGGATTGTTTACAAAGTAAACATTCTTATGTCTGGGAAGAAAACTTTGAGCTTGTCCTCTACAATCTGGTTCATTAGGGAAGGTAGCATGTTTGTTGCCCTGGGAGCTTCCACTTTCAGCTTGCTAGCGATAGCTATTGAGCGGCACTTGACCATGATTAAAATGAGGCCTTACGAcgcaaataaaaaatacagagtGTTCCTTCTCATTGGTACATGCTGGCTTATTTCAATTTCCTTGGGTGCCCTGCCCATCCTCGGCTGGAACTGTATAAACAACTTACCAGATTGCTCAACAATTTTGCCTCTGTACTCCAAAAATTACGTTGTGTTCTGCATTAGTATCTTCATAGCCATTTTGGTCGCCATTGTCATCCTTTATGCCCGTATCTACATACTGGTTAAGTCCAGCAGTCGTAATGTCACCAACCACAATAACTCAGAGCGGTCCATGGCACTCCTTAGGACTGTTGTGATCGTCGTTAGTGTCTTCATTGCATGCTGGTCTCCACTGTTTATCCTGTTCCTCATCGATGTGGCCTGCAGAGTCAAGGAGTGCTCCATCTTGTACAAAGCCCACTGGTTTATTGCTCTGGCGGTCATCAATTCTGCAATGAACCCCATCATCTACACCCTGGCCAGTAAGGAAATGCGTCGGGCTTTCTTTCGCCTTGTTTGTGGCTGCCTGGTGAAATCCAAGGTGGCCAGATCTTTGCCTATTCAACCCACTCCAGATCACAGTCGAAGcaaatccagcagcagcaataCCCAGAAGCCAAAAGAAGACTTCACACCAATAAATGTTCCCTCATGTATTGctgagaaaaatgaatcttCATTTCACAATGGAAACTTCTGTAAGTAA